The stretch of DNA AAGGCATGTTCTCCGACATGGTCACGCCGCACGGCAAGCCGGGCCCGCTGGTGCCGTTCACGATCAAGAACGGCACCGAGCACCAGCTGCGCCAGGGCATCAACGATTACACCGGCTGGTTTGCGAGCGACCCGACCATGGCGGGCGAATATTACGGTTATGATGGCCCGTGCCCGCCCTGGAACGACGAGCGCGTGCATACGTATGTGTTTACACTGTATGCCCTCGACATCCCGCGCCTGCCGCTGGTCGGCCGCTTCAGCGGCACCGAGCTGCGCCTGGCCATCCGCGGGCATATCCTGGACGAAGCGCGCACCTTCGGCGTGTATTCCCTGAATCCTGACGTAGCAGCCTTATTGACGACCTGAACCCGCGAGGTTCGGGCAAACGAACCTCATGCCTTCGAATAACAACACCAACGCCCCGACGACCATCCTCCTGATCCGCCATGGCGAAACCGCCTGGAATGCCGAGAAGCGCCTCCAGGGCCACCTCGACATCGCCCTCAACGCCGAGGGCGAGCGTCAGGCCGCCCTGCTGGGCGCGGCGCTCGCAGCCGAGCCGATCGACCACATCATCGCCAGCGACCTGCAGCGTGCGCGCCAGACCGCCGAAGCCATCGCCCGTGTGCGCGGGGCGCAGGTGGGCATCGATCCGGCGCTGCGCGAGCGCTGCTATGGCGGATTCGAAGGCTTGCTGTACAGCGAAATCGCGGCGCGTTTCCCGCTCGCGTTCGCAGCCTGGCAGGCGCGCGACGTCGACGGCGTGCTGCCGCCGGGGGCCAACCGGGGCGAAACCTTCCGTGAATTCTACGAGCGGGTGACGGCGGCGATCGCGCGGCATGCGGCGGCGTATCCGGGCAAGACCATCGCGCTGGTGGCGCATGGCGGGGTACTGGAGTGTGCCTACCGGGCGGCGCTGGGCTTGTCGCTGGAGACGCCGCGGGATTTCAAGGTGCTCAATGCGAGCGTGAACCGGTTCGTGCTGGAGGAGGGGACGCTGAAGCTGGTGAGCTGGGGCGAGGTGACGCACCTACAGCCGGCGGTGCTGGATGACCTGGCGTAGTGGCCTACCCCCACTCTTAACCCGTGCCAATATCACACACGCAACAATCCGCAAAAATTCTGCCGCTATTTTGAGCAGCGAATGAGGTAAAATACTAGGTTCCCCGAGAAACTTTCGAGACTTTCCGCTGTGCAAATCGGTCCTTACATCCTGCGTAACAATGTCTTCGTCGCCCCCATGGCTGGGGTGACGGACCGCCCGTTCCGCCAGCTGTGCAAGCAGCTGGGCGCCGGCTACGCGGTATCCGAAATGGCGGCCTCGAATCCGCGCCTGTGGGCCAGCGAAAAGACGGCGCGCCGCATCGACCATGCCGGGGAAATGGAACCGAAGGCAGTGCAGATCGCCGGCGCCGACCCGAAAGACCTGGCCGACTGCGCCCGCTTCAACGTCGAGCGCGGCGCCCAGATCATCGACATCAACATGGGCTGCCCGGTGAAGAAGGTGTGCAACAGCTGGTGCGGTTCGGCCCTGCTGCAGCACGAAGACCTGGTCGAACGCATCCTGCACGCGGTGGTGGAGGCGGTCGACGTCCCCGTCACTCTGAAATTCCGCACCGGCTGGGACCGCCAGAACAAGAACGCCCTGCGCATCGCCCGCATGGCCGAAGGGGCCGGCATTGCGATGCTGACCCTGCACGGCCGCACCCGCGCCGATGGCTACAAGGGCGACGCCGAGTACGACACCATCCGCGCCGTCAAGGCGGCAGTCGGCATTCCGGTGGTCGCCAATGGCGACATCACCACGCCGGAAAAGGCGAAGTACGTGCTCGACTATACCGGCGCCGACGCCGTGATGATCGGCCGCGCCGCCCAGGGCCGCCCCTGGATCTGCCGCGAGATCGACCACTACCTGCGCACCGGCGAGCACCTGCCGGCGCCGCTGGTCGAGGAAGTGCGCGGCTTGATGAACGAACACCTGCCGGCGCACTATGCCTTCTATGGCGAGTACGTCGGCGTGCGCACCGCCCGTAAACACATCGGGTGGTATGTGCAGGACTTGCCGGACGGGGAAGAATTCCGTCAGCGCATGAACCTGCTGGAATCGACCGCCGAGCAGCTGGCGGCGGTCGACGCGTTTTTCAAATCGCAGCACCGGCATGGCGAGCGGTTACAATACCGCCCCGTTCATCCGGCCGAGCAGCTTGCCGATGCGGCGCTGGCAGCATA from Massilia varians encodes:
- a CDS encoding histidine phosphatase family protein, whose protein sequence is MPSNNNTNAPTTILLIRHGETAWNAEKRLQGHLDIALNAEGERQAALLGAALAAEPIDHIIASDLQRARQTAEAIARVRGAQVGIDPALRERCYGGFEGLLYSEIAARFPLAFAAWQARDVDGVLPPGANRGETFREFYERVTAAIARHAAAYPGKTIALVAHGGVLECAYRAALGLSLETPRDFKVLNASVNRFVLEEGTLKLVSWGEVTHLQPAVLDDLA
- the dusB gene encoding tRNA dihydrouridine synthase DusB, which gives rise to MQIGPYILRNNVFVAPMAGVTDRPFRQLCKQLGAGYAVSEMAASNPRLWASEKTARRIDHAGEMEPKAVQIAGADPKDLADCARFNVERGAQIIDINMGCPVKKVCNSWCGSALLQHEDLVERILHAVVEAVDVPVTLKFRTGWDRQNKNALRIARMAEGAGIAMLTLHGRTRADGYKGDAEYDTIRAVKAAVGIPVVANGDITTPEKAKYVLDYTGADAVMIGRAAQGRPWICREIDHYLRTGEHLPAPLVEEVRGLMNEHLPAHYAFYGEYVGVRTARKHIGWYVQDLPDGEEFRQRMNLLESTAEQLAAVDAFFKSQHRHGERLQYRPVHPAEQLADAALAA
- a CDS encoding YbhB/YbcL family Raf kinase inhibitor-like protein codes for the protein MRIWSDSFTEGGPIPPRCAFAVGDPDSHVRLSDNRSPHLAWDDVPAGTKSLVLICHDPDVPSVGDDVNQEGRTVPAALPRVDFFHWSLVDIPVCLKSLAEGMFSDMVTPHGKPGPLVPFTIKNGTEHQLRQGINDYTGWFASDPTMAGEYYGYDGPCPPWNDERVHTYVFTLYALDIPRLPLVGRFSGTELRLAIRGHILDEARTFGVYSLNPDVAALLTT